The nucleotide sequence TGGAGCAGGGTTGGATCAGTGGATGCTTCCCCAAGGAGTCTCCGTGCAGGGAGGCCTCACCTCATCATTAGCACTGCTGGATTTCTTCCCAAACTCCTCTGTGCCCTTTCTGGGAGACTTTGAAGGCATCTGCCCAACCGTGAGTGAATCCCACATGGGCTTAGGGCAGGCCAACCAGTCGTGCCTGTGTTATTTAACTCAAGCTTCACTTGCATGTGCAGGAAAGAGAAGTCCTGTACCAGTGAGGCAGGTGAGGAACAACCATGCTGTCAGATGCCTTCCTGGGAGGGTTGTGCTCCCCCCCAGGGCAAGTTTGGGCCTTAGGACTGTATTTATTTAGGGGCTGTACTCACAGGGATTGTAAAACCACTGCTGCACATCAGGGAGGGGGGATCAGGCTCCAGGAACAGGAGCTCCATCCACCCAAACCCAGAGCTTCACTGGGGTGGGGagtgaagagcagcagtgacaaCACCTGTGGGGAGGACCAGCAGTTTCTCATCACTCCAGTTTTACAAATCTGCTGTTGCCTCCTTTACTTCCTCTCCTGATTCCCTGTTAGGTGACAAGAGAAGGAACAGTTGAAAGCACATTGGGACCCTGAGCAGCTGTTCCCCAAGGACAGATCATGTCAAGGTGCATGTGCAGGATGGCTCACGAGTTAgcacactgcagagctggagaggaggaacaTGGGTTTGCAGAGATTCATTATTCCCTTGAGGggatgaataatttattttagatgaatttttctttgctttgtctAAGGCTAAGTCTCTCACTAAATTATGAATAGCTGAAGACGATGTTGAAGTTATCATTGTGTGTCTTACCCAAAGGCTTCCCCCATTTCATTCTCTGCATTTCATTCTGTAGataagaggaaataaaaggagaaatgaattttcctttcagccttTGAAGaacactgcagggctgggtgttTTTTGGAGTTCCACTTTCCGAGAGCAAATCCACAGTTTTCTACTTCTGCTGTAAGAGTTTTGTGCCCCTGGCTCTTGGGTGTTTATTAGATTTGGCAAGTCTCTATTTGTGCATTAGCTCTTTGGAGTTTACAGCTTTGGGGAATAAAGGATGATTATGTGTTTTCTGTACAAAATGCCACTTTTTATGGTTTCAGGCCGGGCTGTAATTCTGGCTGTACGTGGGGTGTGACACTAAAATGAATTAAACGCTTACTGATGCTCATTGCTGGGTGTTTTCTGTACGGCTGCAAATCCCAGTGGCTGGGATGGACCTCACCCAAAATGTGCTGGACCCAGcactccctgctgtccctctgctcctgcagctcctctctgcctttcccaccTTCTCTGGCAACATCCGAATTCGCAGCAGCTCCTCGCACCGCGTGGGTGGCTCAACGCTCCCGACCTCATGCCCCCAAATAATCACATCATTTCTGCCGTCTGCCACTGCGGCAGCGATGTCTGAGAGatcctgggttttttcctttgaaattaattaagGGGTAGTGCCTTTTTCCACGCTCTGCATGAcgccagagcagctccttttcGCTGGGAGATTTTAATGActcatttgcttttctcctggcGGTCCTGCCCCCTCCGCCCTTGGGCAGCGCCGGGCGCTGGGTGTTCCTTTCTTTCCCCGGATTTACAGCCAGGACTCTGAGCATCCGAGTGACGATGTCCAAACCTCCACGAGCCTTTTGCTTGGCTCCACGAGGGcggtggcagcagggctgtaAAAGCTGATGAAACCTCAGCAGCTTCAGCCGCTCGCTGTCAACGCTCATCGCTGCCATTAATCCCAGTGCTGGGTGTCGCAGCTCCTCTGTGACGCAGCCTGGCATTCCCTatcctctggaaaaaaacttcCCATCGTTTTCCAATGACACGGGATCCTTTTGGTTTGCTTCTCCCAGCGTGGCATCGCCTGTGGTTGGGTTGCTGATTAAGCCGAGCACGCCCGGCCTGGTGGAAAGTCCTTTATTATGGAAGGAGGATCTTGATAAGATATTTGTgtctgccctgtcctgcctgcGTGTGGGCAGTTAAAGAGTAAATAACGTGGGCAAACAGGCAGGGGAAAAGATTTCCAATGCCATCAGGGATGGCACAGATTGGTACAGTTGGAGACGCTTTAAAACAGTCAGACTTTCCGAGAGGGCAGAGTCCTGAAAAGCAGAGCCCCTGTACACAGTGACTCAATAGTATTTGAGTTATTGAGCagttaaaattctgtttaattCCTTTTCACCATAGCAGGCAGATTGGTAGGTCTGGATGAGGAGACCCTCGGGTGGGCTGCAAAGCCCAGAAATGAGAACCTGGAAGGGCACAAAAAGTTACCCTTTGTGTCAAACCACCCCAGAATAAGAGAGGGAGGttttgcttggaaataaagaccAGAAAGATTTCCCGGAGCTCTGGTTATCCCAGGCACTGAGATGTCTCTCACTTGGACCCTGATCCCCGTGGGAGTGGCTGTGGGAGCACCCACAGCTCTCAGAGGTGACTGCTGGGATGTGCCACAAGTTCCCCCTCCTAAATTGCATTTAGTGAGTTGTTGGCAGTGTGAGTTTTcatccaggagctgcacagcagctctgaaatgaTGATTGTGTTCATCTGGAAACTGCTCCAGTGCCTTCCAAGGCATCTAATTTCATAAAGGGCTTTTATGGGAAATTTTGGAGTGAGGAATGACCAATTTTCCTATTGCTTGCAGAGACCAGCAtccccccccctcctttttttttttttttttttgggggggggggggggggggacatttaaattaaaaggaagaaaacacctGTCCAGCACATTTGCTCAGACCCCAAAGATCTCAGTCAAAATCCTTaatgtcctttttctttccatctgcaTTTTTCAGCAAAGACAAACAGCCTCATagtttttcttcaaaggaaTGTAAATTCCTTGAGGAAGTCTCCGGAGTTCCCAGCACCGCATAGCTGCAAACCACAGACGCCTACGGCTGAAagttctgctctgcttttaattttggggcagggaaggaaattttttttatttttatttttttcgGAGGTTTGGGTTCACTTGTGCTGGGCCCGTCAGCCCAGACTGCTGCTCTCCGCGCAGGGGAGTGTTGACTTTGGCCGGCTGCAGAGTTGCTCTCCCTCCACCAGAGTATTCCCCCACCGAATCTGATGACATGGCGCAATTATTTCATTAGGATTTTCCAAAAAAGGTTCCCCCCGGTCTCCTGTAGTGCTAGAAAgaccttttccttctgttctcttGTTTCGGCTTCGGCAGCTTTGCCTGAAAAATGCAATTACAGGCGGCTGCCCGAATGCTCgggagtggggagggagaaAGAGCAGCCTGGAGGGAGAACTTCGGGGGCTTAACCCGGCTGCCAAAATCCCTGCTATTGGGGAAAGCACCGCTGGAGGATCTGGCAGCTCTGTGAGTGCTCCCCAAAATCCGTGCTGGCAGCACACTGGGATGGTGCCCTGTGGGTTGGACCGGGATGCAGAGGAGGGCAGCTCATCCTGCATGGTTTCACAGAACCCCAGAATCATTtcggttggaaaagacctccgagatcatcgagtccaagcCGGCACCCATCCCCAGCCTTGTTCAAGCACACCAGAGCACTGGGTGCCGCCTCCCGCCTGTCTTTACCCGGGGACGGTCACTCCGCCACCCTCCAGTGTCTGATCCCGGGCGGCCGCGAGCCCCGGGCAGCGCTCGGGCTGGGATACAGGGCGAGGGGACGAGGATAGGGACACCAGGAGGACAGGGACGGCGGGAGGGGGGAGCACTGGGAGGACGGGGAGAGCCCGGGGCATGGGGACACCGctgggacacggggacagaaGTGGGACTGGGATACAGGGACACCGctgggacacggggacagaaGCAGGACACCGGTGGGATACAGAGACAGAAGTGGGGCATCGGTGGGACACGGAGACAGAGGTGGGATGGGGATACCGCTGGAACACGGGGAGAGAAGTGGGACACCGGTGGGATACAGGGACAGAAGTGGGACACCGGTGGGATACAGGGACAGAAGTGGGACACCGGCGGGATACAGGGACAGAAGTGGGACACCGGCGGGATACAGGGACCCCGCCGGGAcgcggggacagcggcgggCCAGCGGTGGGAGCCGGGCCGGGACCCGCCCCGCCGCCGTGGTGgcccctccccggccccgcggccgccccgcccgccgccgcccgggcgCAGCCGGCGCAGGGAGCGCAGCGCGGGcaggggccgggccggggcaggcAGCGGCGGCTCGGCCATGGTGGGGCGGCTCAGCCTGCGGGAGGTGCCCGACCTCCCGGACATGAGGAAGCGGGGTGACTCCGGCCTCGACAGCCCCGACTCCGGGCTGCcgcccagccccggcccggccccgccgccctggctgctctcctcgGGCAGTCCCGACCGCGCCGCCGCCAACGGGCTCCCGGAGCCCGAGCCGCCCGCGCCCTCCTCCGCGGTGAGTACCggcccttccctgctctgcccggGACCGCCGGCAGCCTCCGGACCCTCCGGACCCTCGGGGCTCCCGGGCCGGTGCCGCCGCGGCAGGTGCGGGGCCCCGGAGGAGCCGCTGCCCTTCGGACCCCGCCGCGCCCCCGCACCGGCGGCCCCGAGCATCCCGGGGGGAGAGGAGGGTGGAAAGCCGGCTCTGGCCGCCGCGGGAATGGGTTGGAACGACGGCCCGCCGTTTCTCTCCGTTCTAACCGAGCCCTCGGTCGTGTCCCGGAATGCGTCTGCAGCGCCGGGAACCGGGCTGGCCGCGGATTTTCACGaagctcctgtccctcctgccccaggtcGGGGCTGGGACGGCATCGCAGCGCGGCTTTGGAAATCCCTATGGAAAGTGAACTCCCGTTATTCCGGAGTGACCCGGAGCAGTAACTTTATTGCGCATAAACTATAGTTTCAgttagttttggtttttcacCAAATAGCTTTTGGATGTTGAGCTGCTGGTACAAATACTTTGGAGACTGTagatttggaggaaaaaaagtcgTTTTTCTGCAGGGGTGCTGCTGTGAAATTGGAAAAGGCCATAGGGAGGGAAGGATGCTCACAGCCCCCGAGCCCCTCAATAGTACACACACGTGCAGAGGTGGCTGTAAAACCACACACGGGTTGGGTTCCTTCCCTTCAGGGCTGCTTTGGTTTCCTCGGGCTGTGGGATTCAGTGTCAGCTCACGGTGCTGGGTGTCAGGAGAGGAGCACAGGCAATGAATCACCGCTCAGCGGGAACGAGTTAAATCTTCCCAGCGCTTCGTGTGTGAATTAGGTTGGGTTTAATGCCCTCAAACTGGAGCCAGGGCGTAGCTGTGGAGCAAGGAGGTGGCTCACGGCGAGGTGCCCCGTGATAATTTCCTGCTGTGGTCTGTCCGTGGGTGTGTGGGGTGGATTCAGCAAGGAGGGAGCTCTCACACACCCATAAAATGTTGGTTACAACTTGGGCATGGGTTAATGCAGGGAACAGACTACGCTGCATTCCTCTCGTCTCTGAATTAAGCTCCCAAAGTCAGAACTTTATCTTCAAAAAATGCTCCTGGTCACCTCTAGGATGCTTTAGACCAGTGTGGAGTCAGGCCTAAAGGATGCACCTGTAACCCATCCTTCACATAAATGTGAACCTCAACAGCTCCATAccaagggataaaaaaaaaaaatctgttttcctgagAATGTACTGCATTGTAGCATAAAATGTTTCAACAATACAGTAACGTGAagcattttgcaatttttttgcaGAGTTCCGTgttctcccccagccctgttctCTCCAGCTGCCCTCCGAGATTGTGTCCTTTATCCTTTGGCGAAGGAGTTGAGTTTGACCCTTTACCACCAAAGGAAATAAGGTAAATACTGGGCTACAGTCATCTCGTTTGGAGGGACTTCGAGGAGTTTGCCTGTAAAGGAGCAGTTAGGCCTTATCAGTGCCTGTGAGTCAAGTTAATTTATTTGCAGAGCCATTGTTCACTGCAGCTGTACATTCCTGGACCTGGACATTTGTACAGGCCAAAGGAGTGTTCAGCCTCTTTTAATCCCACCCATATGGCTGTTTTGTTGGTTATTTTTCCAGGAAGACTTTCTTATATTTTACTCTCCTGCTTTTGCTTCCTTGCACTGCTCCAGAATGTTGCCCTTCAGCTGATTAACCGGGAGGTAATTGTGAGGGAAGAGCTTCAAAGATCTTTCTAGGATGGTTTCATTAAGGGAAAGAAATTTTGCTCTTGCAACCTCGTGGTTTTATAATAAGCCCTTTCTATCTTAACAGCTGTGGCTGGTTGTGTGAACTAAAAGAAATGGTAACATTCAGAGGAGTgcataattctttttttttaatgcactgcATCACTTCACAGCCTGTGAATTATTCCTTTGAACACCATGATTTGCAGTaatgagaaaagaaggctcCCGGGTGATGACTGTGCAATTAGAGGGAGGCTGATAAAATCAAATGGAAGCCTAATGCAGGGGAGGGTAGGGAGAATTATGTCCTGGTGTGGGGAGAGaagcctgtgctgtggctggaaTCGAAGGCAGTTAACTCCTTGGTTGGTGGAAAAGCCACCACAGGGTTGTCCCAGAACGAAGGAGATGAAAACTTCCCTTTGCAACCCGGGCACAGAGGATTTGCCTGTGCAAACTGGAATGTTTTCCTGCCAGCTGAATCTTCAGGAGCTTTTATTTGGAGAGTGCCCCATGCCAGGGGTGATAGCAGAGCGCTCCTGTGCGATTCCTGGCAGAGGAAAGCTGAGGAGATAACATGTGCTTCCACGGGCTCGGAGGAGTTGGGATGTTTATGTGCCCAGCCTAAACGTGGATCAAGAGCCCCTGGGTTCAGGGGTTTGCAGGAGGTttgtgcagagctcagggctgagaAGAAGTTCTGGtagtgctggcagctgggctAAGCAGTGATaatcctgggaatgctgctAACATAAGGCTCTTTTCTCATCCTGTAAATGTGTAAGACACCAGCAGATGGTTCTGCGTGAGGTGGGATGAGGAACCTGACAGCTCCTCTTCCCCGTGAGCAGAGCTGACAAATCTCCTATAGCAGCCCATCCTCAGCCCTGCTTCATCCACCTCAGATGTCCCATGTTTTGCAGGACATCAGTTGTGCTGATGCCAGAACACATTCGTGCAAATATGAAACTTGTCCTTTTATTGACTCAAGTTATTTACTAAACGTAAAGAATCATTGGCCTGAGACTGCACAGAGTTATTTCTGTGAGTGAGGTCAGCAGTGTTTTAAGAGCGTGTTTTTGTGACTGGAGCTTGTCTCCACAGAAATGCACTCCTGGTTACAAGGTACAACTGCGCTGCTGTAGTTAAACCTTGTGGCATATGGGTGAAACCCTACAAAAGAAAGGCCTTGTAAAATCACGGTTCAGGCTTTGGGTACAGCTAACAGCCAGCCTGGGGAGTTCCCATGAGAAAGGAATTGTAACAGTGAGAATCACCTTGCATATCAATCTATTCCTGTGGGAACCAATTTGCACCTtgggaggagaaagattctACCTGTGTGAAACATCTTCTTCCCAGGAGAGGGGAATGTAAACACATCAGGGGAGGAAAGTTTTTTGATGGACACATGCACCAGCCATTACTAAGCAGTGAACTGAGTTGCAATAAGCTACTAACCAAACAGAATTAAACACAATGCCTTCTGATAAATATGAAGAATAAAGATTCTtcataaagaaaatgagataGATAAAGAAAGTGTGAAGAATAAAGATTTGGCTGTGGTAGATAAAGAAGCAGGTGATCTTGTCTATCTCTACTGTGACAAAAGCCCTGTAGTTAGATCAGAATTCTCCAGGCAGCGATGGACAGAACCAGAACACACAGTGTCAAgttgcaccaagggaaatataggttaGATATTAGTAAAAAgattttcatggaaagagtgataaaatactggagtggtctgcctggggaggtggtggagtcaccgtccctggatgtgtttaaaaaaaagcctggatgtggcactcggtgctgTGGTTTAGTGGAGGCGTTCGGGCACGGGTTGGACACgatgatcacagaatcacagaatgattgggttggaagagaccttcaagatcatagaatccaacccaacccaaatacctcaactagatcatggcaccgagtgccacatccagtctcgttttaaacacatccagagacggtgactccaccacctcccaggGCAGACCATTCCCGTACTTAATCACTCTTTCCGTGAAATACTTCTTCCTAACACCCAACCTGACGCAGCCTGAGACCGCGTGTCTCATTCcgtcagttgctgcctggagaaagagcccaaccccaAATCTACAACCCCCCTCCAGGGACTTACAGAGAACGATAAAACCTTGAAGGCCTCTTCCAACCAAGTGACTCTGTGAACAGTTCCTCCCTCGCATTCCGGAGTGAACCCCATGTTTCCCTTGGCAGGTACACCTCCTCGGTGAGGTACGACTCGGAGAGGCACTTCATCGCCGACGTTTACCTGCCGGTGGGGCTGAGCGTGGCGCGGTGCAGCCAGACCGTCGTCTGCGTGCCCGACTGCTCGTGGCGCAGCTACAAGGCCGAGGTGCTCCTGGAGCCCCGCCACAGGCCGCGGCGCTTCACCAGCACCACCATCATCTACCCCAAGCACGCCAAGACTGTCTACACCACCACGCTGGACTACAACTGCCGTAAGGCCGCCCGCAGGTTCCTCTCCAGCGTGGAGCTGGAGGCCTCCGAGTGCCCGGGCCCCGACTGCGGCCTGGACGGCTGCTGACCGCGGCCTGCTCCATGGCCGCTCCCGTCCGCCCCTCACGCGCTGTGCCGACCCACAGCTGGCACAGACCCCTCTCTCTCAGCCTCTTTAGCTCCTGCTTTTTCCGAGCGTCGCCACGGgggtgttggtttgtttttttttttttcctcccccgCGGGAATGTAACTTTGCAAAGGGATTTGGCCTCTCCGCCGCCGAAAGCCGTGAGGgagttttttccccctgtgagTTCCTTCCCCCTGTGagttctctctcctcttcctccatgGTGATCAGGTGGAAAGGACCTGGATGTGTTTTTCCCAGGGGGAAAAGTTGGCAGGTGGAGATCCATTCGATGCTTCGTGGGggatgtgcaaaaaaaaaaaaaaaataagggcGGTTATCTGTCTTAATCCACCAGGTTGTGTGGTTACGGCCGTGTCAGTTTAGGTCGTGTTTTCTCCATCCCCTGGAGATGGAAAAGGctaacagaggaaaaaaaacaacccagaattCTGCatttaacacacacaaaaatgttaGTATATTTGGCGTTCACCTCTTGTGTGAAGGTGtaagaggagaggaggaagaggggttctgagctgcaggcagcagagacatGGTGTGATTCCAGTTCTTTGGGTGATGAGGAAccctctgtgctctgtgtgacaCACAAGtgttcctctgcctgcagcagggcttgTAACAGAGAATAGCAGGCCAGAAATTATCCCTGTGGTGTTGGATCTTGGTGATGTGGAGGTGGAAAACCACAAGTGCCTTGTTTTTTGCCCGCAACTGGCTGTGTGCACTAAAGGAGCTGTAACCAAAGCAAAGTTCAGATAAAGTGCTGGACAGAGAGACCCAGAATGGCAAAGGAGGTGCTG is from Sylvia atricapilla isolate bSylAtr1 chromosome 20, bSylAtr1.pri, whole genome shotgun sequence and encodes:
- the RFLNB gene encoding refilin-B, with the translated sequence MVGRLSLREVPDLPDMRKRGDSGLDSPDSGLPPSPGPAPPPWLLSSGSPDRAAANGLPEPEPPAPSSASSVFSPSPVLSSCPPRLCPLSFGEGVEFDPLPPKEIRYTSSVRYDSERHFIADVYLPVGLSVARCSQTVVCVPDCSWRSYKAEVLLEPRHRPRRFTSTTIIYPKHAKTVYTTTLDYNCRKAARRFLSSVELEASECPGPDCGLDGC